GATTGCCGGGTACCGTATTGCGACGACCCCCCACCACGCCGAGGAAGAGGCGGCCAAGGGCGGCGCAGAATCCATCGGGGACCCCACCACCCAGGACGTGAAGAGTGAGGACGCGCCCACGGCCCAGAGTGCGGCCACCGTCGGGTCGGACGGCCTGACCACCCCGCAGGGCAACGTGCGGCCCGACCAGATCGGCGGCAGCACCAGCGGCGAGAACGGCGCGGTGGGCGTAGACGGCGGCCAGGAGGGCGGCGGCGCCGAGGAGAGCGAGGGCGGCGACCTGGGCGGCGGCACCGGGGACGGCCAGAACGAGTCTGGCCCGCAAGATGGCCTGACCCGGGAGGGCGGCGCGGCCGAGGGTTCGGCGGCCAGTCAGGGCGCCCAGAGCGAGGCCGAGAGCGGCGAGGGCGGCGGCGTGGAAGGCACCAACCCCAGCACCGGCGAGGTCGAGCGCGGCGTGGCTTCTCCCACCGTGCAGGATGCGGACACCCAGGTCGGGCAGACGGGCGCCTCCAACGTCGAGAAGTCCAGCGCGGGCAGCGACCGCCTCAGCGACGAGAAGGCCGCCGAGATCGCCGACACGCTGGGCGGCGACAGCGAGGGCCGGCCGGGGCAGGACTCGCGCGCCGAGCAGCTCGACGAGACGGGCGAGAGCGCGAACGAGGCGCCCACGGCACCCGCCACCCGCTGAAGTTCCTGTCTGACAGGAGGCCCCGGGCGACGCCCCGGGGTCTTTTCGTTGCGGGCCGAGCCACGCTGCCCCGGGGCCGACCGCGATCACCCCGCCCGGCGGGGCGGTCCTTCTATGCTGTCCCCATGCCGGGCGCCCCGCTCCTCTCCCCTTTTCCCGTGCCGGGCTGGGACACGCAGGCCGCGACCCCGCAGGCGCTGTCCACGGCGGGCGGGCTGCTGGTCCCGCACGACGGCGAACCGGTGGCGGACGTGCGGGATCGCCCCGACCGCTGGGCGCGGCTGACCCTAGTCGCGGGCGCGGTGCGGCGGGGCCTGCCGGTGCTGGCCTGGGGAACGGGCGCCGCGCTGGCAGGCCGGGTGCTGGGGGCACGGGTGCAGCCGGGCGGCCCCGCCGGGGACTGGGCGGAAGTGCCGCGCGGCGCCGAGGTTCAGGCGTGGCAGGGCGAGGTGCCGCTGCTGTGGCGGACAGGCCGCGTGACTGCCTGGGCAGGTGCGAAGTTGCCGGACCCGCTGAAGGCCGACTTCCTGGCGGGCCTCCCCGGCGCCACCGCCCGGACGCCGGGCACGCCGCTGGAGGCCCTCGGCGGCGAGGCTGCCCTGCGCGCCCTGCTGGCCGACTTCTACGCGCGGGCGCGGGCGGACACGCTGCTCGGCCCGGTCTTCGGGGCGCACGTGACCGACTGGGACGCGCACCTGGACCACGTCACGGCCTTCTGGGTCACGCTGCTGGGCGGCGCTCCGCTGTGGCGCGGCAACCTCAACCGGGTGCACGCCGGGCTGGGCGTTCGCGGGCCGCATCTGGAGCGCTGGCTGGAGCTGTTCGGGGAAGCGGCGCGGGCGCATCTGCCGCCGGAGGCCGCCGCGCTGATTCTCGCGCGGGCGGGGGCGATGGGCGCCCGGCTGGGCCCCCCGCGAGGAGGACGGGGGAACGGTCCTCACCCGGGGCGCGTACCGTAGGGGGTATGGCACCCCTGAATATTCCGTTCCTGTCCCAGGCCGCTGACGCCCTCCCGGACGGCATGACCCATCCCACCTGGGTGGTGCTGGAGCTGCACGGCGCCTACCCCGAGCGCCAGCCCACCCAGCCTCTTCAGGCGCTGCTGAGCCGCACCGAGACGCTGGAGGCGCTCGAAGCCCGCGCCGAGAAGCTGCGGGGAGCCGAGTGGCTGCACGGCGTCCTGGTGCGCTTTTCCGACCTGGCGGTCTCGCCCACCACCGCCCACCGGATTCGGGGCATCCTGGGGCGGCTCTCGGCCGACAAGCGGGTGGTCGCCTTTTTGCCGCAGCTCACCATGACGGCCCTGATCGCGGCGAGCGGGGCGCGCGAGGTCGTCGCGCCCGAGTCGGCGGACGTGCTGGTGCCCGGCTTCGCCGCCGAGCCGACCTACCTGGGCGAGTTTCTGAAAAAGAGCGGCGTGGAGTTCGAGAACCTGCGCATCCGCGAGTACAAGGCCGCGCTGACCCGCTTTTCGGAAGACCAGATGGACGAGGCCAACCGCGAGCAGCTCACCGCCTACCTTCAGGGCCTGGAGACCGCCTGGGCGCGCGACCTGGCCGCCGCCCGTGGGGTGAGCGAGGACACCGCCCGGACCTGGCTGAGCGGCGACCTCACGAGCGCGCGGTCGGCGCTGGACGCGGGCCTGATCACGCAGGTCGCCTACGAGGACGAACTCGTCGGCCCCGGCACCCGGCCACTCGCGGCGGTGCTCGACCTCCTGATGCCGAAAAAGCCCTCTCAGCCCAAGGCGGGGCGGGTGGCGGTCGTGTCGCTGGTGGGCGCCATCGTGCCCGGCAAGAGCCGCAACAATCCGCTTCCCCTGCCGCTGCTGGGCGGCCCGCAGGCGGGGTCCGACACGGTGGTCGCCGCGCTGCGGCACGCCAAAAAGGACAAGCAGACGAGGGCCATCGTGCTGTACGTGAACAGCGGCGGCGGCTCGGCGCTGGCCTCCGACCTGATCTGGCGCGAGGTGGCGACCTCCGAAAAACCGGTCGTCGCCGTGATGGGCGAGTACGCGGCGAGCGGGGGCTACTACGTCCTCACGCACGCGCGGCACGTCGTCGCCAGCCCCTACACCCTGACCGGCAGCATCGGCGTGGTGAGCGGCAAGCCGGTCCTGCGCGACTTCAACGCCCGCCACGGATTGAAACCCGAGCCGGTGGGCCGCGAGCGCGCGCTGATGTACTCGGCCTCGCGCCCCTTTTCCGAAGACGAGCGCGAGCACGTCAAGCGCGGCATCGCCGAGGTCTACGAGCGCTTCGTCGGCCGGGTGGCCGAGGGCCGCAAGCTGACGCGCGAGCGGGTCAACGAGATCGGCCGGGGCCGCATCTGGAGCGGTCAGGACG
The sequence above is a segment of the Deinococcus budaensis genome. Coding sequences within it:
- a CDS encoding group III truncated hemoglobin — protein: MPGAPLLSPFPVPGWDTQAATPQALSTAGGLLVPHDGEPVADVRDRPDRWARLTLVAGAVRRGLPVLAWGTGAALAGRVLGARVQPGGPAGDWAEVPRGAEVQAWQGEVPLLWRTGRVTAWAGAKLPDPLKADFLAGLPGATARTPGTPLEALGGEAALRALLADFYARARADTLLGPVFGAHVTDWDAHLDHVTAFWVTLLGGAPLWRGNLNRVHAGLGVRGPHLERWLELFGEAARAHLPPEAAALILARAGAMGARLGPPRGGRGNGPHPGRVP
- a CDS encoding S49 family peptidase, whose protein sequence is MAPLNIPFLSQAADALPDGMTHPTWVVLELHGAYPERQPTQPLQALLSRTETLEALEARAEKLRGAEWLHGVLVRFSDLAVSPTTAHRIRGILGRLSADKRVVAFLPQLTMTALIAASGAREVVAPESADVLVPGFAAEPTYLGEFLKKSGVEFENLRIREYKAALTRFSEDQMDEANREQLTAYLQGLETAWARDLAAARGVSEDTARTWLSGDLTSARSALDAGLITQVAYEDELVGPGTRPLAAVLDLLMPKKPSQPKAGRVAVVSLVGAIVPGKSRNNPLPLPLLGGPQAGSDTVVAALRHAKKDKQTRAIVLYVNSGGGSALASDLIWREVATSEKPVVAVMGEYAASGGYYVLTHARHVVASPYTLTGSIGVVSGKPVLRDFNARHGLKPEPVGRERALMYSASRPFSEDEREHVKRGIAEVYERFVGRVAEGRKLTRERVNEIGRGRIWSGQDALNLGLIDELGDLHTGITRARELAGLPHDAPTWNAAPARSGPFPEFVREAADAASLRVWPFGQERVLTWFDQEIKVR